The following are from one region of the Nymphaea colorata isolate Beijing-Zhang1983 chromosome 7, ASM883128v2, whole genome shotgun sequence genome:
- the LOC116257647 gene encoding uncharacterized protein LOC116257647, producing MNRFSKPVQRFRVKIFLWLSSLSSNLNFESPAVTVLSPLALVFSIPRPLLFPSSIDERLPLFRCSAKSQTDRCWLAACRRRLLLPLAPTPRPTLAAGCCCLTSQLAACSLLDSYSRLHASRQSLRPSAAIILGGGAGSLELAFTHLPEEEQSLRTTVNRDVTNLYEVEKKKLNEYFKRVPSVALTTDMWTSNQQIGYISITAHFIDHSWTLQKRIIGFSQVEPPHTGKNLANGRSILQQTYFSYKFGGFKNYYKKESKDKVEFNRLCLSKTFCQIEEKEKHMTLVRSTMQGLYNSYTAKIDGLNKDVESDATTFMRGIDSSCSNSNRSSIRFFSFLNKADNVHFQASKSELDIYLEDGLLKCDVKAHDSFDILIWWKDKELKYPILSHMARDILCIPITTVASESAFSTGCRIVDKSRSSLSPKTVEELVCAGDWIKQFGDPMNLVPVLLKGTAEDEIA from the exons ATGAACCGGTTTTCGAAACCGGTTCAGCGGTTTAGggttaaaatttttctttggctCTCGTCTTTATCGTCTAATCTCAATTTTGAATCCCCCGCCGTCACTGTGCTCTCTCCCTTGGCTCTCGTCTTCTCAATCCCGCGCCCTCTGCTCTTCCCCTCTTCCATCGATGAGAGGCTCCCTCTCTTCCGCTGCTCCGCAAAGTCGCAGACCGACCGTTGCTGGCTTGCTGCGTGCCGCCGGCGCCTTCTCTTGCCGCTGGCCCCCACGCCCCGCCCCACTCTCGCTGCTGGCTGCTGCTGCCTGACCTCACAGCTTGCAGCTTGCAGCTTGCTGGACTCCTACTCCCGCCTTCACGCCAGCCGCCAG AGCCTCAG ACCTTCTGCTGCAATAATATTAGGTGGTGGAGCTGGAAGCCTGGAACTCGCCTTTACCCACTTACCCGAAGAAGAGCAAAGCCTGCG GACAACAGTGAACAGAGATGTCACAAATTTATACGAGGtcgaaaaaaagaaattgaatgaatattttaaaagaGTTCCTTCCGTTGCTTTGACAACAGATATGTGGACGTCTAACCAACAAATTGGGTATATTTCCATTACAGCTCACTTCATAGATCATTCTTGGACACTTCAAAAGCGTATAATTGGATTTAGCCAAGTCGAACCACCTCATACAGGAAAGAATCTAGCAAAT GGTCGAAGTATCCTACAGCAAACctatttttcttataaatttgGGGGGTTCAAGAATTATTACAAGAAGGA ATCCAAGGATAAAGTTGAGTTTAACAGACTTTGTCTTTCAaagactttttgtcaaatagaagaaaaagaaaaacatatgaCATTAGTAAGAAGTACAATGCAAGGACTTTATAACAGCTACACTGCAAAAATTGATGGTTTAAATAAAGATGTTGAAAGTGATGCTACTACTTTTATGAGAGGAATTGACTCATCATGTAGCAACTCCAATAGAAGTAGCATAagattttttagctttttaaataAAGCAGACAATGTTCATTTTCAAGCTTCAAAGTCTGAGCTTGATATTTATTTAGAAGATGGATTGCTCAAATGTGATGTTAAAGCTCATGATTCGtttgatatattaatttggTGGAAAGATAAAGAACTGAAATACCCAATTTTATCACATATGGCAAGAGATATATTGTGTATTCCTATCACTACAGTTGCCTCTGAATCTGCTTTTAGTACTGGATGTCGAATTGTGGATAAATCTAGGAGTTCATTGAGCCCGAAGACAGTAGAAGAATTAGTTTGTGCAGGCGATTGGATAAAACAGTTTGGGGACCCTATGAATCTTGTACCGGTATTGCTAAAG GGTACTGCTGAAGATGAGATTGCATGA
- the LOC116258184 gene encoding glycosyltransferase BC10-like: MEKIKKPDHQHQGDEPFQFLMKYQWYPSSLLSYFLLFALGITVGVIASFHISSYLSSFDQIPSTFPSLAPETNRSVLRIDHDAGRLNSSRAASTGGCNCATGVASNQELDMNYYSLSSVPLKNNDTRNSTAGGHDSDYNRSFDSYEFMGGGASGIEKEELIGIEDWVEPRSAMHNMTDDELLWRASLVPKVGGYPYKRVPKVAFLFLTRGPLPLAPLWERFFKGHEGKFSIYVHTHPSYNETVAEESVFHGRRIPSKECGWGSISLLEAERRLLANALLDFSNERFVLLSEACIPLFPFATIYDYLINSRHSFVNVVDEPGPCGRGRYSNLMRTAIKPQEWRKGSQWFEMDRKLALEVVSDQKFFPVFKKYCRHSCYPDEHYIPTLVNVKFGRWSANRSVTWVDWSKGGAHPARFYRWDVTMDVLRKMRDGSRCMYNGNETSVCNLFARKMLPNSLVRLLNFGPKVLGF, from the exons ATGGAGAAGATCAAGAAGCCGGACCACCAACATCAAGGAGATGAGCCCTTTCAGTTCCTCATGAAGTACCAGTGGTACCCCTCTAGCCTACTGTCTTACTTTCTTCTCTTTGCCCTTGGCATCACCGTCGGTGTCATTGCCAGTTTCCATATCAGCAGCTACCTTTCCTCATTCGATCAAATCCCCTCCACTTTTCCTTCCCTTGCGCCTGAAACTAACCGTTCGGTCCTGAGAATCGATCACGACGCCGGCCGCCTGAATTCTTCCAGGGCTGCCAGCACCGGCGGATGCAATTGCGCCACCGGTGTCGCTTCGAACCAAGAGCTTGATATGAATTATTATTCATTAAGTTCCGTTCCACTCAAGAACAATGACACCCGGAATTCTACCGCCGGCGGTCACGACTCAGACTATAACCGTTCTTTCGATTCTTACGAGTTCATGGGGGGCGGTGCCTCCGGCATTGAGAAAGAGGAGTTGATTGGGATCGAGGATTGGGTGGAGCCCCGGTCTGCGATGCACAACATGACGGACGACGAACTGCTGTGGAGGGCGTCTTTGGTTCCTAAGGTTGGAGGGTACCCGTATAAGAGAGTCCCCAAGGTAGCGTTTCTGTTCTTGACAAGGGGACCTCTGCCATTGGCGCCCCTGTGGGAGAGGTTCTTCAAAGGACACGAGGGCAAGTTCTCCATTTACGTTCACACCCACCCTTCCTACAACGAGACAGTTGCAGAAGAATCGGTCTTCCATGGCAGGCGCATACCCAGCAAG GAGTGTGGCTGGGGATCGATCAGCCTACTCGAAGCGGAGCGCCGGCTTCTCGCAAACGCGCTTCTAGACTTCTCCAATGAACGTTTTGTGCTGCTGTCGGAGGCTTGCATTCCTCTCTTCCCATTCGCAACCATCTACGATTACCTCATCAACTCGAGGCACTCCTTCGTCAATGTCGTCGACGAACCAGGTCCCTGTGGCCGTGGCCGCTATTCCAACCTCATGCGCACGGCCATCAAGCCCCAAGAGTGGAGAAAGGGGTCACAGTGGTTTGAGATGGACCGGAAACTCGCCCTGGAGGTGGTTTCCGATCAGAAGTTCTTCCCGGTGTTCAAAAAGTATTGCAGACATTCATGTTATCCCGACGAGCATTATATCCCGACGCTTGTGAACGTAAAGTTCGGGAGGTGGAGCGCGAACAGGAGCGTGACATGGGTGGACTGGTCCAAGGGTGGAGCTCACCCGGCTCGGTTTTACAGGTGGGACGTAACCATGGACGTGCTGAGAAAAATGAGGGATGGCAGTCGATGCATGTACAATGGA